A genomic stretch from Myxocyprinus asiaticus isolate MX2 ecotype Aquarium Trade chromosome 24, UBuf_Myxa_2, whole genome shotgun sequence includes:
- the hsd17b3 gene encoding 17-beta-hydroxysteroid dehydrogenase type 3 isoform X4, translating to MTLTEIIFILTGTCAVLFFGGKLVCLFMTLTPKLCYPLPNSFFTSLGKWAVVTGGSDGIGRAYAQEFSKHGMNVVIISRNQEKLDRAARKIELNTGGEVKVIAADFTKDDLYGNIKKNIEGLDIGILVNNVGILPNQIPCKLLETADLEERIHAVINCNVKAMVKMCRIVLPGMQERRRGVILNVSSGIAKIPCPIYTLYAASKVFVERFSEGLQAEYKSKGIIIQTVAPFGVSTSMTGYQKPDMVTFTTEEFVRSSLMYLKAGDQTYGSATHTILGWIVQGIPTWILQSEAFQHHFKEYVKERIGS from the exons ATGACTCTCACTGAGATTATCTTTATCTTGACCGGGACTTGCGCTGTCCTGTTTTTTGGAGGGAAACTAGTATGTCTTTTTATGACACTCACACCGAAGCTCTGCTATCCTCTTCCCAACTCTTTTTTCACCTCTCTGGGGAAATGGGCAG TCGTCACTGGAGGTTCAGATGGAATAGGCAGAGCATACGCACAAGAG TTTTCAAAACATGGCATGAATGTGGTCATAATCAGCAGAAATCAAGAGAAGCTTGACAGAGCAGCCAGGAAGATTG AGCTCAATACAGGAGGGGAAGTCAAAGTTATAGCTGCTGACTTCACCAAAGATGATTTATATGGAAACATTAAGAAAAACATTGAGGGTTTGGATATTGGTATTTTAG TGAACAATGTTGGGATTCTGCCCAATCAAATACCCTGCAAGCTGCTTGAAACAGCCGATTTGGAAGAG AGAATACATGCTGTTATCAACTGCAATGTCAAAGCCATGGTTAAG aTGTGCAGAATTGTGCTTCCAGGAATGCAGGAAAG AAGAAGGGGAGTCATTCTGAATGTGTCCTCTGGTATAGCCAAAATACCTTGTCCCATTTATACCTTGTATGCAGCATCAAAG GTTTTTGTCGAAAGATTTTCAGAGGGTCTTCAAGCTGAATATAAATCCAAGGGAATAATCATTCAG ACAGTGGCTCCATTTGGGGTTTCGACATCAATGACAGGATACCAGAAGCCAGACATGGTCACATTCACAACTGAGGAGTTTGTGAGGAGCTCACTAATGTATCTGAAGGCTGGTGATCAAACATATGGCAGCGCCACTCATACCATACTG GGTTGGATTGTGCAGGGCATTCCCACCTGGATCCTACAGAGTGAAGCATTTCAGCATCACTTTAAGGAATATGTGAAGGAGAGGATCGGAAGCTGA
- the hsd17b3 gene encoding 17-beta-hydroxysteroid dehydrogenase type 3 isoform X1, producing the protein MTLTEIIFILTGTCAVLFFGGKLVCLFMTLTPKLCYPLPNSFFTSLGKWAVVTGGSDGIGRAYAQEFSKHGMNVVIISRNQEKLDRAARKIELNTGGEVKVIAADFTKDDLYGNIKKNIEGLDIGILVNNVGILPNQIPCKLLETADLEERIHAVINCNVKAMVKMCRIVLPGMQERRRGVILNVSSGIAKIPCPIYTLYAASKVFVERFSEGLQAEYKSKGIIIQVQCHTVMFINACCFVLHKTQTNHTQLFNHEMVFHAANSMDIVKYQCPQSGLLFSQTVAPFGVSTSMTGYQKPDMVTFTTEEFVRSSLMYLKAGDQTYGSATHTILGWIVQGIPTWILQSEAFQHHFKEYVKERIGS; encoded by the exons ATGACTCTCACTGAGATTATCTTTATCTTGACCGGGACTTGCGCTGTCCTGTTTTTTGGAGGGAAACTAGTATGTCTTTTTATGACACTCACACCGAAGCTCTGCTATCCTCTTCCCAACTCTTTTTTCACCTCTCTGGGGAAATGGGCAG TCGTCACTGGAGGTTCAGATGGAATAGGCAGAGCATACGCACAAGAG TTTTCAAAACATGGCATGAATGTGGTCATAATCAGCAGAAATCAAGAGAAGCTTGACAGAGCAGCCAGGAAGATTG AGCTCAATACAGGAGGGGAAGTCAAAGTTATAGCTGCTGACTTCACCAAAGATGATTTATATGGAAACATTAAGAAAAACATTGAGGGTTTGGATATTGGTATTTTAG TGAACAATGTTGGGATTCTGCCCAATCAAATACCCTGCAAGCTGCTTGAAACAGCCGATTTGGAAGAG AGAATACATGCTGTTATCAACTGCAATGTCAAAGCCATGGTTAAG aTGTGCAGAATTGTGCTTCCAGGAATGCAGGAAAG AAGAAGGGGAGTCATTCTGAATGTGTCCTCTGGTATAGCCAAAATACCTTGTCCCATTTATACCTTGTATGCAGCATCAAAG GTTTTTGTCGAAAGATTTTCAGAGGGTCTTCAAGCTGAATATAAATCCAAGGGAATAATCATTCAGGTACAGTGCCATACTGTAATGTTTATTAATGCTTGTTGTTTTGTTCTTCACAAGACACAAACTAACCACACACAACTTTTCAATCATGAGATGGTTTTTCATGCAGCGAATTCAATGGACATAGTAAAATATCAATGTCCTCAGTCAGGATTACTTTTTTCTCAGACAGTGGCTCCATTTGGGGTTTCGACATCAATGACAGGATACCAGAAGCCAGACATGGTCACATTCACAACTGAGGAGTTTGTGAGGAGCTCACTAATGTATCTGAAGGCTGGTGATCAAACATATGGCAGCGCCACTCATACCATACTG GGTTGGATTGTGCAGGGCATTCCCACCTGGATCCTACAGAGTGAAGCATTTCAGCATCACTTTAAGGAATATGTGAAGGAGAGGATCGGAAGCTGA
- the hsd17b3 gene encoding 17-beta-hydroxysteroid dehydrogenase type 3 isoform X2: MTLTEIIFILTGTCAVLFFGGKLVCLFMTLTPKLCYPLPNSFFTSLGKWAVVTGGSDGIGRAYAQEFSKHGMNVVIISRNQEKLDRAARKIELNTGGEVKVIAADFTKDDLYGNIKKNIEGLDIGILVNNVGILPNQIPCKLLETADLEERIHAVINCNVKAMVKMCRIVLPGMQERRGVILNVSSGIAKIPCPIYTLYAASKVFVERFSEGLQAEYKSKGIIIQVQCHTVMFINACCFVLHKTQTNHTQLFNHEMVFHAANSMDIVKYQCPQSGLLFSQTVAPFGVSTSMTGYQKPDMVTFTTEEFVRSSLMYLKAGDQTYGSATHTILGWIVQGIPTWILQSEAFQHHFKEYVKERIGS, translated from the exons ATGACTCTCACTGAGATTATCTTTATCTTGACCGGGACTTGCGCTGTCCTGTTTTTTGGAGGGAAACTAGTATGTCTTTTTATGACACTCACACCGAAGCTCTGCTATCCTCTTCCCAACTCTTTTTTCACCTCTCTGGGGAAATGGGCAG TCGTCACTGGAGGTTCAGATGGAATAGGCAGAGCATACGCACAAGAG TTTTCAAAACATGGCATGAATGTGGTCATAATCAGCAGAAATCAAGAGAAGCTTGACAGAGCAGCCAGGAAGATTG AGCTCAATACAGGAGGGGAAGTCAAAGTTATAGCTGCTGACTTCACCAAAGATGATTTATATGGAAACATTAAGAAAAACATTGAGGGTTTGGATATTGGTATTTTAG TGAACAATGTTGGGATTCTGCCCAATCAAATACCCTGCAAGCTGCTTGAAACAGCCGATTTGGAAGAG AGAATACATGCTGTTATCAACTGCAATGTCAAAGCCATGGTTAAG aTGTGCAGAATTGTGCTTCCAGGAATGCAGGAAAG AAGGGGAGTCATTCTGAATGTGTCCTCTGGTATAGCCAAAATACCTTGTCCCATTTATACCTTGTATGCAGCATCAAAG GTTTTTGTCGAAAGATTTTCAGAGGGTCTTCAAGCTGAATATAAATCCAAGGGAATAATCATTCAGGTACAGTGCCATACTGTAATGTTTATTAATGCTTGTTGTTTTGTTCTTCACAAGACACAAACTAACCACACACAACTTTTCAATCATGAGATGGTTTTTCATGCAGCGAATTCAATGGACATAGTAAAATATCAATGTCCTCAGTCAGGATTACTTTTTTCTCAGACAGTGGCTCCATTTGGGGTTTCGACATCAATGACAGGATACCAGAAGCCAGACATGGTCACATTCACAACTGAGGAGTTTGTGAGGAGCTCACTAATGTATCTGAAGGCTGGTGATCAAACATATGGCAGCGCCACTCATACCATACTG GGTTGGATTGTGCAGGGCATTCCCACCTGGATCCTACAGAGTGAAGCATTTCAGCATCACTTTAAGGAATATGTGAAGGAGAGGATCGGAAGCTGA
- the hsd17b3 gene encoding 17-beta-hydroxysteroid dehydrogenase type 3 isoform X3 — MTLTEIIFILTGTCAVLFFGGKLVCLFMTLTPKLCYPLPNSFFTSLGKWAVVTGGSDGIGRAYAQEFSKHGMNVVIISRNQEKLDRAARKIVNNVGILPNQIPCKLLETADLEERIHAVINCNVKAMVKMCRIVLPGMQERRRGVILNVSSGIAKIPCPIYTLYAASKVFVERFSEGLQAEYKSKGIIIQVQCHTVMFINACCFVLHKTQTNHTQLFNHEMVFHAANSMDIVKYQCPQSGLLFSQTVAPFGVSTSMTGYQKPDMVTFTTEEFVRSSLMYLKAGDQTYGSATHTILGWIVQGIPTWILQSEAFQHHFKEYVKERIGS, encoded by the exons ATGACTCTCACTGAGATTATCTTTATCTTGACCGGGACTTGCGCTGTCCTGTTTTTTGGAGGGAAACTAGTATGTCTTTTTATGACACTCACACCGAAGCTCTGCTATCCTCTTCCCAACTCTTTTTTCACCTCTCTGGGGAAATGGGCAG TCGTCACTGGAGGTTCAGATGGAATAGGCAGAGCATACGCACAAGAG TTTTCAAAACATGGCATGAATGTGGTCATAATCAGCAGAAATCAAGAGAAGCTTGACAGAGCAGCCAGGAAGATTG TGAACAATGTTGGGATTCTGCCCAATCAAATACCCTGCAAGCTGCTTGAAACAGCCGATTTGGAAGAG AGAATACATGCTGTTATCAACTGCAATGTCAAAGCCATGGTTAAG aTGTGCAGAATTGTGCTTCCAGGAATGCAGGAAAG AAGAAGGGGAGTCATTCTGAATGTGTCCTCTGGTATAGCCAAAATACCTTGTCCCATTTATACCTTGTATGCAGCATCAAAG GTTTTTGTCGAAAGATTTTCAGAGGGTCTTCAAGCTGAATATAAATCCAAGGGAATAATCATTCAGGTACAGTGCCATACTGTAATGTTTATTAATGCTTGTTGTTTTGTTCTTCACAAGACACAAACTAACCACACACAACTTTTCAATCATGAGATGGTTTTTCATGCAGCGAATTCAATGGACATAGTAAAATATCAATGTCCTCAGTCAGGATTACTTTTTTCTCAGACAGTGGCTCCATTTGGGGTTTCGACATCAATGACAGGATACCAGAAGCCAGACATGGTCACATTCACAACTGAGGAGTTTGTGAGGAGCTCACTAATGTATCTGAAGGCTGGTGATCAAACATATGGCAGCGCCACTCATACCATACTG GGTTGGATTGTGCAGGGCATTCCCACCTGGATCCTACAGAGTGAAGCATTTCAGCATCACTTTAAGGAATATGTGAAGGAGAGGATCGGAAGCTGA